From the Lactococcus lactis genome, one window contains:
- a CDS encoding type I toxin-antitoxin system Fst family toxin encodes MLLQIFVSVVAPIVVGVILELVKDWLKYRRKRH; translated from the coding sequence ATGCTTCTGCAAATCTTCGTATCAGTAGTCGCTCCTATTGTGGTTGGAGTAATCCTTGAGCTGGTCAAGGATTGGTTAAAATACCGACGTAAGCGCCATTAA
- a CDS encoding recombinase family protein produces MKIGYARVSTFEQKLESQIEVLKEAGAEEVFQEKFTGTTVERPQFNLVFKKLKDGDTLIVTKLDRLARNTREVLEIVQSLFNRGIKVHILNIGLIDNTPTGQLIFTIFSAFAQFERDLIVTRTQEGKNFAKLHDPSFRKGRPQKFTEEQIQFAYELKQQGMTYKMIERKTGISIATQKRRFIKAKNQAIDKDY; encoded by the coding sequence ATGAAAATTGGGTATGCACGTGTCAGTACTTTTGAACAAAAATTAGAATCTCAAATTGAAGTTCTGAAAGAAGCAGGAGCAGAAGAAGTTTTCCAAGAAAAGTTTACTGGAACTACAGTCGAACGTCCACAATTTAATCTAGTATTTAAAAAGTTAAAGGATGGTGACACTTTAATTGTGACAAAGTTAGACCGATTAGCCAGGAACACTAGAGAAGTTTTAGAAATTGTTCAATCGTTATTTAATAGAGGAATTAAGGTTCATATATTAAATATTGGTCTTATTGATAATACACCTACTGGTCAGCTGATTTTTACCATCTTCAGTGCTTTTGCGCAGTTTGAACGAGACCTTATTGTAACCAGGACTCAGGAAGGAAAAAATTTTGCTAAGCTTCATGATCCAAGTTTTAGGAAAGGGCGTCCTCAAAAATTTACCGAAGAACAAATTCAATTTGCTTATGAGTTAAAACAGCAAGGAATGACTTACAAGATGATTGAGCGAAAAACTGGTATCAGTATTGCGACTCAAAAACGAAGATTTATAAAAGCAAAAAATCAAGCTATTGACAAAGACTATTGA
- a CDS encoding DeoR/GlpR family DNA-binding transcription regulator — MNKKRRLEKILDMLKIDGTITIKEIIDELDISDMTARRDLDALEADGLLTRTHGGAQLLSSKKPLEKTHIEKKSLNTKEKIDIAKKACSLIKDGDTIFIGPGTTLVQLALELKGRKGYKIRVITNSLPVFLILNDSETIDLLLLGGEYREITGAFVGSMASTNLEAMRFAKAFVSANAVTHNSIATYSDKEGVIQQLALNNAVEKFLLVDSTKFDRYDFFNFYNLDQLDTIITDNQISPQHLEEFSQYTTILKAD; from the coding sequence ATGAACAAAAAACGACGATTAGAAAAAATTTTAGATATGTTAAAGATTGATGGGACCATAACCATAAAAGAAATAATAGATGAACTAGATATTTCCGATATGACAGCCCGTAGAGACCTTGATGCTCTAGAAGCTGATGGACTTTTAACACGTACTCATGGTGGTGCACAATTGCTTTCCTCTAAAAAGCCACTTGAAAAGACACATATCGAGAAGAAAAGTCTAAATACAAAAGAAAAAATTGACATTGCTAAAAAAGCCTGCTCTTTAATCAAAGATGGCGATACTATTTTTATTGGACCCGGAACTACACTTGTACAACTGGCATTAGAATTGAAAGGTCGTAAAGGTTATAAAATTCGTGTCATTACAAATAGTCTCCCTGTGTTCTTGATTCTAAATGATAGCGAAACCATTGATTTATTGCTTCTTGGCGGTGAATATAGAGAAATAACTGGAGCTTTTGTAGGTTCAATGGCTTCGACAAATTTAGAAGCAATGAGATTTGCCAAAGCTTTTGTTAGTGCAAATGCTGTTACCCATAATTCTATTGCTACATATAGTGACAAGGAAGGTGTGATTCAACAACTTGCCCTAAACAATGCTGTAGAAAAATTCTTATTAGTAGACAGTACTAAATTCGATCGATACGATTTCTTTAACTTCTACAATCTAGATCAACTCGATACCATCATTACAGATAACCAGATTAGCCCTCAACACTTAGAGGAATTTAGCCAGTACACTACTATTTTAAAAGCGGACTAG